From Prosthecobacter fusiformis, one genomic window encodes:
- a CDS encoding arylsulfatase — MRPFLFFCVLFSCAVAHAAARPNIILIMADDMGYSDLGCYGGEINTPNLDALAKGGVRFTQFYNTARCCPTRASLLTGLYPHQAGIGHMMEDKGLDGYRGELSCDSVTIAEALKPAGYRTYMTGKWHVTKKTKPEGEQDKSNWPLQRGFDRFYGTIHGAGSFFDPNTLTRDNQYISPFADPEYQPKEYYYTDAIADQAARFVADHTRDQGDQPFLMYVAMTAAHWPMHAKPEDIAKYKGKYDQGYEAIRAARVEKMKKLGLLPDGWQVAAQKGGAWSDVKNREFETRCMEVYAAMVDCMDQGIGRLMEELKKQGQYENTLILFCQDNGGCAEPMGRNAPFKPRADKPSLPAMVATDLQPDMIPKQTRDGYPMRQGYGVLPGPADTYIGYGEAWANVSNTPFREYKHWVHEGGISTPLVAHWPNGIPAARHNALESQPVHLIDLMATCVDLAGAAYPAEHSGQRIKPMAGVSLKPALSGEALGRKEPIFFEHEGNRAVRDGVWKLVAKGPQGAWELYNMQADRTEQHDLSATEDERVKIMSAQWEAWAKRAQVIPWIWGLPHGEPLPSKKGKKGKKKN; from the coding sequence ATGCGTCCATTTTTGTTCTTCTGTGTCCTTTTTAGCTGCGCTGTGGCTCATGCTGCGGCCCGGCCTAACATCATCCTCATCATGGCGGATGACATGGGGTATTCGGACCTGGGCTGCTATGGTGGGGAAATCAATACCCCAAACCTGGATGCACTGGCCAAGGGAGGCGTACGGTTTACGCAGTTTTATAACACGGCCCGTTGCTGCCCCACGCGTGCCTCATTGCTGACGGGCCTGTATCCGCATCAGGCAGGCATCGGCCACATGATGGAGGATAAAGGGCTGGATGGATACCGAGGGGAACTGAGCTGTGACTCCGTCACGATTGCTGAAGCACTGAAACCTGCCGGATACCGCACGTACATGACCGGCAAATGGCATGTGACGAAGAAGACCAAGCCGGAGGGCGAGCAGGATAAAAGCAACTGGCCTTTGCAGCGTGGCTTTGACCGCTTTTATGGAACCATCCATGGCGCAGGCAGTTTCTTTGATCCGAATACGTTGACCCGCGATAATCAGTACATCTCTCCCTTTGCCGATCCTGAGTATCAGCCAAAGGAGTATTATTACACCGATGCCATTGCGGACCAAGCAGCCCGTTTTGTCGCTGACCACACGCGTGATCAGGGTGACCAGCCATTCTTAATGTATGTGGCGATGACGGCTGCCCATTGGCCCATGCATGCCAAACCGGAGGACATCGCCAAATATAAAGGCAAGTATGATCAGGGCTATGAAGCGATCCGTGCGGCCCGTGTGGAGAAAATGAAAAAGCTGGGGCTGCTGCCGGACGGCTGGCAGGTAGCCGCTCAAAAAGGCGGGGCCTGGAGCGACGTCAAAAACCGCGAATTCGAAACCCGGTGCATGGAGGTCTATGCGGCGATGGTGGACTGCATGGACCAGGGGATTGGTCGCCTGATGGAAGAGCTGAAAAAACAAGGGCAGTATGAGAATACGCTCATCCTTTTCTGCCAGGATAATGGCGGATGCGCGGAACCGATGGGCCGCAACGCACCCTTTAAACCGCGTGCCGACAAGCCCTCCTTGCCTGCCATGGTTGCGACAGATCTGCAGCCGGACATGATTCCGAAACAGACGCGAGACGGCTACCCCATGCGCCAGGGTTATGGAGTGCTTCCCGGCCCGGCGGATACTTACATCGGCTATGGCGAAGCGTGGGCCAATGTGAGCAATACGCCCTTCCGTGAATACAAACACTGGGTGCATGAAGGCGGTATCAGCACGCCTCTGGTGGCTCACTGGCCTAACGGCATTCCGGCAGCGCGACACAATGCATTGGAGTCTCAGCCGGTTCATCTTATTGATCTCATGGCCACTTGTGTGGACCTGGCAGGGGCCGCTTATCCGGCAGAGCACAGTGGGCAGCGAATCAAGCCGATGGCAGGCGTGAGCCTGAAACCGGCATTGTCAGGGGAGGCACTTGGCCGCAAAGAACCCATTTTCTTTGAGCATGAGGGAAATCGTGCCGTCCGTGATGGAGTGTGGAAGCTGGTGGCCAAAGGGCCTCAGGGTGCCTGGGAACTTTACAACATGCAGGCGGATCGCACTGAACAACACGATTTGTCAGCGACTGAAGATGAGCGCGTGAAAATCATGTCCGCCCAGTGGGAGGCCTGGGCCAAACGTGCCCAGGTCATCCCGTGGATCTGGGGCCTGCCGCACGGGGAGCCACTCCCATCCAAAAAGGGGAAAAAGGGCAAGAAAAAGAACTGA
- a CDS encoding arylsulfatase: protein MKPFLLVFLCLSSLSFAQSPKPNVVVFLADDAGWGDYHQNGNNMVSTPNIDSIAKGGVTLDRFYVCPVCSPTRAEFLTGRYHPRGGVRGVSTGQERLNLDEKTVADAFRASGYATGAFGKWHNGSQWPYHPMARGFDEYFGHTSGHWGEYFDPPLEQNGKMVREKGYIVDICTDKALDFISRNKDKPFFCYVPFSTPHSPWAAPEKDWQRFKDKPITQTATDADKEIADETRCALAMIENQDWNVGRVLSKLKESGLSENTIVLYFSDNGPNSNRWTGGMKGKKGSTDEGGVRSTFYISWPASLPKGQTVTQITGAIDLLPTLTSLANVPRVGDKALDGRDLSPLLKGDKPEWPDRMIFSTWAANASVRTQQHRLDANGQLYDMLTDPGQTTPINDQAPEVASKLSAAVKAWRQEVFGNADGGKTKAQGGKKKGAGNAVDPRPLTVGYHEFPITMLPARDGEPRGGVERSSGAPNCSYFVNWNSKEGHIVWLLDVNTTGRYEVSVDYTCPLADAGSTVDLSFKDSHLSGKVMPGWDPPLYTNQDTLPRPKAESQMKEFRTLKLGEMKLEKGQGELTLRVLDMPGQSVMDVRRVTLTLLD, encoded by the coding sequence ATGAAACCTTTTTTGCTTGTCTTTCTTTGTCTCAGTTCGCTGTCCTTTGCCCAGTCACCGAAACCGAATGTTGTCGTGTTTCTGGCAGATGATGCAGGCTGGGGCGACTACCATCAGAACGGCAACAACATGGTGTCCACGCCGAACATTGATTCCATCGCGAAAGGAGGGGTGACACTGGACCGCTTTTATGTCTGCCCTGTCTGCTCGCCTACCCGCGCAGAGTTTCTGACCGGACGGTATCATCCGCGCGGGGGCGTGCGTGGCGTATCAACGGGGCAAGAGCGGCTGAACCTGGATGAAAAGACCGTGGCCGATGCGTTCAGAGCTTCTGGTTATGCCACCGGTGCCTTTGGTAAATGGCACAATGGCAGCCAGTGGCCGTATCATCCCATGGCGCGCGGGTTTGATGAATACTTCGGCCACACCTCCGGGCATTGGGGGGAATACTTTGATCCGCCACTGGAGCAAAACGGCAAGATGGTGCGGGAGAAGGGATACATCGTGGACATCTGCACGGACAAAGCACTGGATTTCATTAGCCGGAACAAGGACAAACCTTTCTTTTGTTATGTGCCTTTCTCCACGCCGCATTCTCCCTGGGCGGCACCGGAAAAAGACTGGCAGCGTTTCAAGGACAAGCCCATCACCCAGACCGCCACGGATGCAGACAAGGAAATCGCCGATGAAACGCGCTGTGCACTGGCCATGATCGAAAACCAGGACTGGAATGTTGGCCGGGTCTTGAGCAAACTGAAGGAGAGTGGTCTGTCTGAGAACACTATTGTTTTATACTTCTCGGATAACGGTCCGAACAGCAACCGCTGGACAGGTGGTATGAAGGGCAAAAAAGGATCCACCGATGAAGGCGGTGTGCGCTCCACCTTTTATATCTCCTGGCCAGCCAGCCTGCCCAAGGGGCAAACGGTCACACAAATCACTGGAGCCATTGATCTGCTGCCGACGCTGACGTCTCTGGCCAATGTCCCGCGAGTGGGTGACAAGGCTCTGGATGGTCGCGATCTCTCTCCGTTGCTGAAGGGGGACAAGCCGGAGTGGCCGGACCGCATGATTTTTTCCACCTGGGCTGCCAATGCGAGTGTGCGCACTCAACAACACCGTCTGGATGCGAACGGACAGCTTTACGACATGTTAACCGATCCGGGCCAGACCACCCCCATCAATGATCAGGCACCTGAGGTCGCCAGCAAGCTGAGCGCAGCCGTAAAGGCTTGGCGTCAGGAGGTGTTTGGAAATGCGGATGGAGGCAAAACCAAAGCCCAAGGAGGCAAGAAAAAAGGGGCGGGCAATGCCGTGGATCCACGGCCACTCACCGTCGGCTATCACGAATTTCCCATCACCATGCTGCCTGCCCGTGATGGCGAACCGCGTGGTGGAGTCGAGCGCAGCAGCGGTGCGCCTAACTGCTCTTACTTCGTCAACTGGAACAGCAAAGAAGGCCACATTGTCTGGCTTCTGGATGTGAACACAACCGGGCGATATGAGGTCAGTGTGGATTATACTTGTCCCCTTGCAGATGCTGGTTCCACGGTGGATTTGAGCTTCAAGGATAGCCATCTTAGCGGGAAGGTGATGCCGGGCTGGGACCCGCCGCTTTATACGAATCAGGACACCTTGCCACGGCCTAAGGCTGAGTCCCAGATGAAGGAGTTTCGGACGCTTAAACTAGGAGAGATGAAGCTGGAAAAAGGGCAGGGGGAACTGACCTTGCGGGTGCTCGACATGCCTGGCCAATCCGTCATGGATGTGCGCCGCGTCACCCTGACGTTGTTGGATTGA
- a CDS encoding sulfatase family protein, with amino-acid sequence MKTFLLFLAQMAILSGNLTAARPNILIILADDCTHNDLAVYGGKNAKTPNIDTLASQGLTFNRAYVSEAMCQPCRAELYTGQFPMRNGCAWNHSASRPGTRSLPQHLGALGYRVGLAGKSHVLPEEAYPFEKVPGFDPNCVRNPTQAHDLDGVHKFISRQKDQAFCLVVALVEPHVPWVMGDASQYPPKKIQLPPNIADTPKTRDDFSHYLAEITYMDGQVGQVLNALKESGHEEDTLVIFTSEQGSQFPGNKWTNWDTGLHTALIARWPGHVAPGMRTDAIVQYADVVPTLIELGGGLDKAPGTRFDGTSFSEVLFGKKSSHREYAYGVHNNIPEGPAYPIRTVSNGEYRYIRNVTPGEIYIEKHVMGIQGGGALNNPYWPTWVANSWNTPETYHLVKRYLTRPGEELYHTALDPYEMTNLATDPKHAATRSHLAEELDRWLAEQGDPGAKQDTHEAHQAAKRGEHLYFAKP; translated from the coding sequence ATGAAAACCTTTCTCCTTTTTCTGGCCCAGATGGCCATCCTCAGCGGCAACCTGACGGCAGCAAGACCTAATATCCTCATTATCCTCGCAGATGACTGCACGCACAATGATTTGGCAGTGTACGGCGGCAAAAACGCAAAGACTCCGAACATCGATACACTCGCTTCACAGGGGCTCACGTTCAACCGGGCTTACGTCAGCGAGGCCATGTGCCAGCCCTGTCGGGCGGAGCTTTATACCGGGCAGTTTCCCATGCGCAATGGCTGTGCCTGGAACCACAGCGCGAGCCGTCCAGGGACCCGCAGCCTTCCGCAGCACCTTGGAGCCCTGGGTTATCGTGTGGGACTTGCCGGAAAGTCACATGTCTTGCCGGAAGAAGCCTATCCCTTTGAGAAGGTGCCGGGCTTTGATCCTAATTGTGTGCGTAATCCCACACAGGCTCATGATCTGGACGGCGTCCATAAATTCATCAGCCGCCAAAAAGACCAGGCTTTCTGTCTGGTAGTCGCTTTGGTCGAGCCCCATGTGCCCTGGGTCATGGGGGACGCAAGCCAGTATCCACCCAAGAAGATTCAACTTCCGCCCAACATTGCGGATACTCCCAAGACCCGCGATGACTTCAGCCATTACTTGGCCGAGATCACTTACATGGACGGTCAGGTAGGACAAGTTTTGAATGCTCTCAAGGAATCCGGGCATGAAGAGGATACTCTTGTCATTTTCACATCTGAGCAGGGTTCACAATTCCCGGGAAACAAATGGACCAATTGGGATACCGGTTTGCACACCGCACTCATTGCTCGCTGGCCAGGGCACGTGGCGCCAGGAATGCGCACGGATGCCATCGTCCAGTATGCGGACGTGGTCCCGACGCTGATCGAACTGGGTGGAGGTCTTGATAAAGCTCCAGGCACCCGCTTTGATGGCACCAGTTTTTCTGAGGTCTTATTCGGGAAGAAAAGTTCTCATCGCGAATATGCTTATGGAGTACACAACAACATCCCGGAAGGTCCGGCTTATCCTATCCGCACTGTCAGCAATGGTGAATACCGGTATATCCGCAATGTGACACCTGGGGAAATTTACATTGAGAAACACGTCATGGGTATCCAGGGAGGCGGGGCCTTGAATAACCCCTACTGGCCTACCTGGGTGGCCAATTCCTGGAACACTCCAGAGACTTATCATTTGGTGAAGCGCTATCTCACCCGGCCGGGTGAAGAACTCTATCACACCGCCTTGGATCCCTATGAAATGACCAATCTAGCGACGGATCCCAAGCATGCGGCGACCCGTTCACATCTGGCGGAAGAACTCGACCGCTGGCTGGCCGAGCAAGGGGATCCAGGTGCCAAGCAGGATACGCATGAAGCTCATCAGGCAGCCAAACGGGGCGAGCATCTTTATTTTGCCAAGCCCTGA
- a CDS encoding LysM peptidoglycan-binding domain-containing protein: MARKDYPFDASGNYVTAWASEGESAASNDDVARWQASHGGSVSRRQPSPVTKVSSKKSSSGRTSSYTIKSGDTLGGIARKHSTTVAKIKAANGLKSDMIRAGKTLKIPR; this comes from the coding sequence ATGGCCCGCAAAGATTACCCCTTTGATGCCAGTGGCAATTACGTGACGGCCTGGGCTTCTGAAGGTGAGAGTGCCGCCTCCAACGATGACGTCGCCCGCTGGCAGGCTTCCCATGGTGGCAGTGTCTCGCGCCGCCAGCCGTCACCGGTGACCAAGGTCTCATCAAAGAAGAGTTCCTCCGGCAGGACATCCAGCTACACCATCAAATCAGGCGACACCCTCGGTGGCATTGCTCGTAAGCACAGCACAACGGTTGCCAAAATTAAGGCGGCCAATGGTCTGAAGTCTGACATGATTCGTGCGGGAAAGACGCTCAAGATCCCGCGCTAA
- a CDS encoding sulfatase: MRLFLFLLLAPVMTLVAAKPVRPNVLLICVDDLKPALGCYSDALAKTPNLDRLAARGMRFDLAYCNQSVCAPSRNNLLLGSRSTSLGIYNLSDNFRMAVPDAVTLPQHFKNYGWRTEAIGKILHTGHGNHDDEASWSVPPVKDKVVEYLDPANSANGQLTREEAFFTNQQLGRIRELPRGAAWESSDVADNAYADGRIADAGVLRLRAAKKNPGEPLFLALGFVKPHLPFTAPKKYWDMHDRAAFPLAARATPPEDAPAYAGKTLGELNNYDPVPQEPPLTDDMQRTLMHGYYASVSFMDAQVGRVLDELDALGLSDKTIIVLWGDHGWHLGDHGMWTKHTNYEQANRIPLIIVAPGITVAGSRTKQPAETVDILPTLVELAGLPILNGPQPMDGISLVPVLRDPLTRVRDHATHAFPRQRDGQFVLGRAIRTERYRLVEWKKPGAAADTADLELYDYQEDPLETRNLAQMRPEVVAGLLAILSRHPEAVPPFAPNKKKNTKN, from the coding sequence ATGCGGTTATTTCTCTTCCTTCTCCTGGCCCCGGTCATGACTCTCGTGGCCGCAAAGCCCGTGCGGCCGAACGTTTTGCTCATCTGTGTGGATGATCTGAAACCTGCCCTGGGCTGCTACAGCGATGCATTGGCGAAGACGCCCAACCTCGACCGGCTGGCTGCTCGCGGGATGCGCTTCGACCTGGCCTATTGCAACCAGTCCGTATGCGCCCCATCGAGGAACAATCTCTTGTTAGGCTCGCGCTCAACATCACTGGGCATTTACAATCTGTCCGACAACTTTCGCATGGCCGTTCCAGATGCCGTTACGCTGCCTCAGCATTTTAAAAACTATGGATGGAGGACGGAGGCTATTGGCAAGATCCTTCACACTGGACATGGGAATCACGACGATGAAGCCTCATGGAGCGTGCCTCCAGTGAAGGACAAGGTCGTCGAGTATCTTGACCCGGCCAATTCAGCCAACGGCCAGCTCACCCGGGAGGAGGCATTCTTTACAAATCAGCAGTTAGGTCGCATTCGTGAACTGCCGCGTGGAGCTGCCTGGGAAAGCTCCGACGTGGCAGACAATGCCTATGCTGATGGTCGCATCGCGGATGCGGGAGTCCTACGTCTGCGTGCGGCGAAAAAAAATCCAGGTGAGCCCTTGTTCCTGGCGCTTGGTTTTGTGAAACCTCACCTGCCATTCACAGCTCCCAAAAAGTACTGGGACATGCATGATCGCGCGGCCTTTCCTCTGGCTGCGCGCGCCACGCCGCCGGAGGATGCGCCTGCCTATGCAGGCAAGACCTTGGGAGAGCTGAACAACTACGATCCTGTGCCACAAGAGCCGCCTCTGACGGATGACATGCAGCGCACCTTGATGCACGGTTATTATGCCTCTGTAAGTTTCATGGATGCACAGGTCGGTCGTGTATTGGATGAGCTCGATGCGCTCGGTCTGTCAGACAAGACGATCATTGTCCTGTGGGGAGATCACGGCTGGCATTTGGGGGACCATGGCATGTGGACCAAGCACACCAATTATGAGCAGGCTAACCGCATCCCTCTGATCATTGTTGCCCCGGGAATCACCGTTGCTGGTTCACGGACGAAGCAGCCTGCTGAAACGGTGGACATTCTGCCGACCCTGGTGGAGCTGGCGGGACTGCCTATTTTAAACGGACCGCAACCTATGGATGGCATCAGCCTTGTACCCGTGTTGCGTGACCCTTTAACACGGGTACGGGATCACGCCACCCATGCTTTTCCTCGGCAGCGCGATGGACAATTCGTACTGGGCCGTGCGATACGTACAGAACGTTATCGTTTAGTGGAGTGGAAGAAACCGGGAGCCGCAGCGGATACCGCTGATCTGGAGTTATACGATTATCAGGAAGATCCTTTGGAAACTCGCAATCTCGCGCAGATGCGACCTGAGGTGGTCGCTGGGTTATTGGCGATTTTAAGCCGACATCCAGAGGCGGTTCCTCCATTCGCGCCTAACAAAAAGAAGAATACAAAGAATTGA
- a CDS encoding nucleoid-associated protein, producing the protein MSVKIRLNTASATHVVLAKVGNPQRDEPLQTSKEVFPISEEDQPTLTGIFLKPFKNLMAHRFTHHSSLDQHEMNTCVKAIFETKNGLYERGVEIAKRLYSKSNHPNIKAGDLCIAHIKEAQVEGEFVQGLCILKSESVVPFLSISTRDGDLQISTEQGINPDKIDKGCLILDYWSKKGYYVLTFDRSGSDSRFWVRDFLGVEAVPDAAFLTNAYTKMAVEFLEEDKPADDTPPWETCNAARGALEYFEEREKFDLEEFEEEVLKTPEAKSKFHEQRARLEEEQGQPLETSFEISKKDVTKAKKRINAVLKLDTGVEIHVKSTLSTEHDPVLERGYDDRKGMKFIKVFFNKDLSA; encoded by the coding sequence ATGTCAGTTAAGATCCGCCTCAATACCGCTTCTGCCACCCACGTCGTCCTCGCTAAAGTGGGCAACCCACAGCGTGACGAACCCCTTCAAACATCCAAAGAAGTGTTTCCCATCTCTGAGGAAGATCAGCCAACCTTGACGGGCATCTTCCTCAAGCCGTTCAAGAATCTGATGGCCCACCGGTTCACTCACCATTCATCGCTGGATCAGCATGAGATGAATACTTGCGTGAAAGCCATCTTCGAAACCAAAAACGGACTTTATGAACGAGGAGTCGAGATCGCTAAACGGCTATATTCCAAGTCCAATCACCCCAATATCAAAGCCGGGGATCTCTGCATTGCCCACATCAAGGAGGCCCAGGTGGAGGGGGAGTTTGTCCAGGGGCTGTGCATCTTGAAATCCGAGAGCGTGGTGCCATTCCTGAGCATCTCCACCCGCGATGGCGACCTCCAGATTTCCACGGAGCAGGGGATCAACCCGGACAAAATTGACAAGGGCTGCCTCATTCTGGATTACTGGTCAAAGAAGGGCTATTACGTGCTGACTTTTGACCGCAGTGGCAGCGATTCCCGCTTCTGGGTGCGCGACTTTCTAGGAGTGGAAGCGGTGCCAGATGCCGCCTTCCTCACCAATGCCTATACCAAAATGGCAGTGGAGTTTTTGGAAGAAGACAAGCCTGCCGATGACACCCCGCCCTGGGAAACCTGCAATGCAGCCCGTGGAGCCTTGGAATACTTTGAAGAGCGTGAAAAATTCGACCTGGAGGAATTCGAAGAAGAAGTCCTGAAGACCCCAGAAGCGAAATCCAAATTTCACGAGCAGCGCGCCCGCCTGGAGGAAGAGCAGGGACAGCCTTTGGAAACGTCTTTCGAAATCTCCAAAAAGGATGTCACCAAGGCCAAAAAACGCATCAATGCAGTGCTAAAACTGGATACAGGGGTGGAAATCCATGTGAAGTCCACTCTCTCCACTGAGCACGATCCTGTGCTTGAACGCGGTTATGATGACCGGAAAGGCATGAAGTTCATCAAGGTGTTCTTCAACAAGGATCTTTCGGCCTGA
- a CDS encoding L,D-transpeptidase has product MKATLTHRLCQTLALVTVAAAMSSCVTKKSGNYSTSFDPPAKAVTNPSAVKVKLSTGAQRVYVMQGNEVLLATPCSVGTASTPTPHGTFRIYSKQANRRRQSQPGAGYPMSFWMEFKSAYGMHWGWVKPYPCTHGCVRLPIKSAQKIFSMVPTGAPLIIATSHPEDATIGKTLPVLDDSTLADPPMNYMLSAQVFEDAKKGKIYTY; this is encoded by the coding sequence ATGAAAGCTACTCTTACCCACCGCCTTTGCCAAACCCTCGCCCTTGTGACGGTCGCTGCTGCCATGAGCAGTTGTGTCACTAAAAAATCCGGCAATTACTCCACCAGCTTTGACCCACCGGCCAAAGCGGTCACCAATCCTTCCGCAGTGAAGGTGAAACTGAGCACCGGTGCCCAGCGCGTCTATGTGATGCAGGGCAATGAGGTCTTGCTCGCCACGCCTTGTTCCGTGGGCACGGCCAGCACGCCTACGCCGCACGGCACTTTCCGCATTTACAGCAAGCAGGCCAACCGTCGCCGCCAGAGCCAGCCCGGCGCCGGCTATCCGATGTCCTTTTGGATGGAGTTCAAGTCCGCCTACGGTATGCATTGGGGTTGGGTGAAGCCTTATCCATGCACTCATGGTTGCGTGCGTCTGCCGATCAAATCCGCTCAGAAAATCTTCTCCATGGTTCCTACCGGTGCGCCTCTGATCATCGCGACCAGCCATCCTGAAGATGCTACCATTGGCAAAACCCTGCCGGTTCTTGATGACTCCACCCTGGCTGACCCTCCGATGAATTACATGCTCAGCGCCCAGGTGTTTGAAGATGCCAAGAAAGGCAAAATCTACACCTATTGA
- a CDS encoding 4-hydroxy-3-methylbut-2-enyl diphosphate reductase: MSAAAPVPVSRRVNVRTPEVMERVQQEVETHYRSALVEEIRKQGSVIQIGNTTVRLARDFGFCYGVERAIDLAYAARRVFADRRVFLLGEIIHNPEVNRQLTEMGIISIPVSEHESEISKLNSEDVVIVPAFGAETKLMKLIAERGCMVVDTTCGDVMSVWKRVRNYAKNGFTSIIHGKASHEETRATSSRALGDQGNGHYLVVLTLADVDYVCDYIRNGGNKADFLDRFKGASALSEGFDPDLHLRRVGVANQTTMLKSETEEIQRRLQKAIEDRDGPGTTEPNFQVFDTICGATQERQDSLFLLLKQPLDVLLVVGGYNSSNTTHLVEIGEQELPTFFIRTAECLTSLEQIVHFDLHLKAEKTSYSSKLAEDGPVIIGITAGASCPNNLIEDTLLRVFQLRGITEDQVREVVGV; this comes from the coding sequence ATGTCTGCCGCTGCTCCAGTTCCAGTTTCCCGTCGTGTCAACGTCCGTACTCCGGAAGTCATGGAGCGCGTGCAGCAGGAGGTGGAGACGCATTACCGCAGTGCTCTGGTGGAGGAGATTCGCAAGCAGGGCAGCGTGATCCAGATCGGCAATACGACGGTCCGTCTGGCGCGTGACTTTGGCTTCTGCTACGGTGTGGAACGGGCGATCGACCTGGCCTATGCGGCGCGTCGTGTCTTTGCAGACCGACGCGTCTTTCTCCTGGGTGAAATCATTCATAACCCGGAGGTGAACCGTCAGCTTACTGAAATGGGCATCATCAGCATCCCTGTCAGTGAGCATGAAAGTGAGATCTCTAAGCTGAATAGCGAGGATGTGGTCATCGTCCCGGCCTTCGGTGCCGAAACGAAACTAATGAAGCTCATTGCTGAGCGCGGATGCATGGTGGTGGATACCACCTGTGGAGATGTGATGAGCGTCTGGAAACGGGTGCGTAACTACGCCAAAAACGGATTTACCTCCATCATTCACGGCAAAGCCAGCCATGAGGAAACCCGTGCTACCTCTTCCCGTGCCCTGGGTGACCAAGGTAACGGACACTATTTGGTCGTGCTGACACTGGCGGATGTGGACTATGTCTGTGACTACATTCGCAACGGCGGAAACAAGGCGGATTTCCTGGATCGTTTTAAAGGAGCGAGTGCGCTTTCTGAGGGTTTTGATCCGGACCTGCATCTCCGCCGCGTTGGCGTTGCCAACCAGACGACGATGCTGAAATCTGAGACGGAAGAGATCCAGCGGCGACTTCAAAAAGCCATTGAAGACCGAGATGGACCTGGGACAACTGAGCCAAATTTTCAAGTTTTTGATACCATCTGCGGTGCTACACAGGAACGCCAGGACTCGCTTTTCCTGCTTCTCAAACAACCGCTCGATGTCCTGCTGGTCGTCGGCGGATACAACAGTTCCAATACCACCCACCTGGTGGAAATCGGCGAGCAAGAACTGCCGACCTTCTTTATCCGCACGGCGGAATGCCTGACCTCCCTGGAGCAGATTGTCCATTTTGACCTCCATCTGAAGGCCGAGAAAACCAGTTACTCCAGCAAATTGGCCGAGGACGGGCCAGTCATTATCGGCATCACCGCCGGTGCCTCCTGCCCTAACAATCTGATTGAAGACACCCTGCTGCGTGTTTTCCAGTTGCGCGGGATCACCGAAGATCAGGTTCGTGAGGTCGTTGGAGTGTAA
- a CDS encoding 3-keto-disaccharide hydrolase encodes MKTLLTALTVFAASSLLAQETGKPETAKTEWILFDGKSLNDWEPVDMGGSGEVSVEGGQLIINQGENLSGVVYKKIEELPLINYEITLQAKRLQGVDFFCGLTFPIGDVKKCATFICGGWGGSVTGISSIDGQDAANNATGTYQRYDDDKWYSIRLRVTAENLSAWVDDKQVVDQDIKDRKVSLREGPIEAYAPLSLTTYNTMAAIKNVRLKVLAEEK; translated from the coding sequence ATGAAAACCCTTCTCACAGCCCTCACTGTTTTTGCTGCCTCCTCCCTCCTCGCCCAGGAAACCGGCAAACCGGAAACCGCCAAAACTGAGTGGATTCTCTTTGATGGCAAATCCCTGAATGACTGGGAGCCTGTGGACATGGGCGGCAGTGGAGAGGTCTCCGTCGAAGGCGGGCAGCTCATCATCAACCAGGGCGAAAACCTGAGCGGGGTCGTTTATAAAAAGATCGAAGAGCTGCCGCTCATCAATTATGAAATCACCCTTCAGGCGAAACGCCTCCAAGGGGTGGACTTCTTTTGCGGCCTGACCTTCCCCATCGGAGATGTAAAAAAGTGCGCCACCTTCATCTGCGGCGGCTGGGGCGGAAGCGTTACCGGCATCAGCAGCATTGATGGTCAGGATGCCGCAAACAATGCCACCGGAACTTATCAGCGCTACGATGATGACAAATGGTACAGCATCCGGCTGCGCGTGACCGCTGAAAACCTGAGTGCCTGGGTGGATGACAAACAAGTCGTGGACCAGGACATCAAGGACCGAAAAGTCAGCCTACGTGAAGGCCCCATCGAAGCCTACGCCCCTTTATCCCTCACCACCTACAACACCATGGCCGCCATCAAAAATGTGCGCCTGAAGGTCTTGGCTGAAGAGAAGTAA